The Syntrophales bacterium nucleotide sequence CAGTACCTGTCCATCGCAGTTAACACCGGCTCCTATACCGATTGTGGGTATCTTAAGCGATTTTGTAATCTCCTCAGCCAGACCGGCAGGCACAGACTCCAGAACAATGGAAAATGCTCCGGCCTCTTCAAGTATTTTGGAATCTTCCATGATCTTTTTAGCTGCCATAGCTTCCCTGCCCTGTACCTTGTAACCCCCGAGCTTATGAACGGACTGAGGTGTGAGCCCCACGTGGCCCATAACCGGAATTCCCACCGATGTCATTCTTCTGACGGTTTCGGCCATTTCTCTCCCCCCTTCCAATTTTACACCATGAGCGCCAGCCTCCTGCAGGAACCGACCCGCATTGCGGACAGCTTCTTCAACGGAGACCTGATAGGACATAAACGGCATATCTCCGATAACCATGGCACGTTTCGCGGCACGGGATACCGGTCTTATGTGGTGGATCATATCTTCCATAGTAACCGGCAGGGTGCTGTCATACCCGAGGATCACCATACCAAGAGAATCCCCCACCAGCATAATATCGACACCGGCTTCGTCCAGAAGAGCGGCAGTGCAATAATCATAAGCGGTCAGCATGGTGATTTTTTCGCCCTTTCTTTTCATTTCAAGGGTTACAGGGATTGTTATTTTGTTTACTTTCCCTTCCTTACTCATCCTCCGATCCTCCTCCGAGCAGCAGTGATTTGATCTCTTCTGCCTTTCTATGTGTGAGAGTTTTATTCTTAAGGCCGATATCTGAGGCAAAAGCCCCCATGCTATTGTACACATCCAGAAATTCGGGAAGTCTGTCACGAAATGCCTCAATATGTTTTTTTACCGTTTCGATGTCGCCTCTCGATATCGGTCCGGTTAACGATTGGACTGTTCCCCGGTTTTCAATATTATTTATTGTTCCGGTGACAAGCGGCCAGAACGCCTTGATAGCACTCTCCCGGTTTAAACCGACACTCTTGTAAACTTCTTCAACCATATGCATCAGAACAACCAAATAGTTCGATGCCATACATGCAGCAGCGTGATAAAGCGGTCTATCAGCATCTGAAACGAAAAAAGGTACACCACCAAGATCCCTGACAATTTGAACTGCCCAGTCCTTGATTTCCTCTTCAGCCGTAACACCAAAGGTGCTCCCGGGAATATTTTTTACAGCACCTTCTACGCTGACAAAAGACTGAATCGGGTGCATGCTCGCTATGCGTGCCCCGGCCCTGCGGGCAGATTCCAGAAGATCAAGTTTTCCGGCACCGCTCATGTGAACAACTTTTTTACCGGCACCTACTCCCCCTTTTCTTGATATTTCCTCACAAACGGAAGCAATCACGTCATCACCGGTAGTTATAAAAATACATTCTGCCTGAGATGCCGCACCGGCAAGACTCGCATAAACTTTCCCGCCCGTATATGTAACCCCCTTTTCCGCTGATTTCACGGACCTGCTTGCAACCGCCACAATTCTATAGCCTGCAGATCGAAGAAGAGATCCAACTGCCGTCCCTACCCTTCCCATTCCAAGAATCGCGATGTTATCTTTCATTGTCATTTCCCCAAACCTAAAAAAAAGCCTTCCGGACTGTTTCCGGAAGGCTTTAAAAGTCTTTATTGTCACCATTGCAGTAACATATTTCCGACTATAAACTTATCTGTTAACCTTCTCGTCTCAGTCCGGCAATTTCGGATCCAAGCGGATAGCTTTTTTGCTACCATACATGATAACAGACAGTCAATATAAATATTGCTATTGATTATTGCTTCCTGTCCTCCCCAAAAATAGACATTGACCCTTCCAACACAGTAGGACAGGCGTCCCGCCTGTCCATAATGGTGAATCGCTTAGACAGCCGAGACGGCTGTCCTACGGGATGGGGAAGACAGACTTTATTTTCAATGTCTATTTTGGAGTCCTCGAAAGCCGTTGCAATTTTGCTTGTAATTGATATATATCTTTTATATATTTCTTGACGACGCCAAATGGTCTGCCCCGCGGCAAGCCGCGGGGTATCAAAATAAGTGTTTTATCTTTTCTGTCGCAGCACGCTACGGGGAATTAACCCCTACAGATTTCGCATTGTTCTTCAAATGATTAGAGTAATCCGTGTAATCTGCGAAATCTGTGGATTTAAAGGTAAACGGAGATGAAATCGCTCGGTATATGCATAGGGGCTACAACATTATCAACCGTAGGGCTTTCAATAGATACAGATAACAGTATCTCCACAACAGACATCTTTACAGAACCTCATAATGGTAATCCTCAAGAAACTCTTCTAAAAGCCCTGGCAGAGCTAAACATAAACAACTATTCCAGAATTGCTGTAACTGGCAGAAAATTCAGGAATTTTGTCAATCTTTCCTCTATTTCAGAGCCGGAAGCCGTGGAGGTCGCCCTTTTCCATTTAAACGGCAAGCAGAAACGTTTCAATGCAATTGTCAGCATCGGCGGGGAAACCTTCATGGTATATGCCCTTGGAAAAGACGGAAGGATAACATCTGTGCAAACAGGCAATAAATGTGCCTCTGGTACTGGGGAATTCTTCCTGCAGCAGATAAGAAGAATGGGGATTACCCTTGATGAAGCGATCAATATCGCTCAAACGGAAGAACCGTATACGGTTGCAGGACGTTGCAGCGTCTTTTGTAAAAGTGATTGTACACACGCAACCAACAAGGGGGTGCCAAAAGGGCGGGTAGCTGCCGGATTATGTCAGATGATGGCAGGAAAAGTCCTGGAAATCATTAAGCAAATTCCCAGAAAAGACATTATGGTCATCGGAGGCACTTCACAGAACTCCGTAATGATTGATTATCTTGAAAGAGAAATAACAAATCTGGTAGTCCCAAAAGAGGCCCCATATTTTGAGGCGCTGGGATGCGCACTGTGGGCATTAAATAATGAGACCATCCCCTTTCCTGAAACAGAAAATCTCTTCAAAAGTGAACAGGATCCATTTTTTTACCTGCCTACGCTTAAAAACTTTGAAAACAGGGTTGATTTCAAAACCACACAAAGAGGGGAAGTAAGAGAGGGTGATCGTTGCATACTCGGGCTCGATGTCGGATCAACGACAACAAAGGCAATAATCCTGAGAATTTCAGACAATAAGGTTTTGGCATCAATTTACTTAAGAACAAGCGGCGATCCGGTCAGTGCATCGATGGAATGCTATGAAGACCTGTATAATCAACTCGGCACCCTTGAAGACAAGATAAAAATTACAGGACTGGGAGTAACCGGATCAGGCAGACAGATCGCCGGTCTCCACGCAATGACCGACTGCATAATCAATGAAATTATTGCCCATGCAGCCGGGGCACTCTTCTTTGACCCGGAGGTGGATACAATATTTGAAATTGGCGGACAGGATGCAAAATATACTTATATAACAAATGGAGTTGCTTCAGATTACGCGATGAATGAGGCCTGCAGTGCGGGAACCGGTTCTTTCCTGGAAGAAGCGGCAAAAGAGACTCTCGGAATTGAGATGGAGGAAATTGCCGATATCGCCCTGCGGGGACAAAAGCCACCAAACTTTAATGATCAGTGTGCGGCTTTCATAAGCAGTGATATCAAAAACGCACTCCATGAAGGACTCAAAAGAGAAGATATCGTCGCCGGGCTTGTGTACTCCGTTTGCATGAATTACGACAATCGGGTCAAAGGAAACAGGCCTGTCGGAAACAAGGTATTTATGCAGGGAGGGGTTTGCTATAACCGGGCAGTGCCTATAGCAATGGCCTCCTTAACCGGGAAACGTATAATCGTCCCGCCCGACCCGGGACTGACCGGCGCCTTCGGAGTTGCCCTCGAGGTAAAACGCAGACTTGAGACAGGCCTTACCAAAGAAAAAGCCTTTTCACTGAAACAGCTTAAAGACAGGACACTGAAATATGGTAAACCCTTCATCTGCAAGGGTGGTAAAGAAAAGTGCGACCGGAAATGTGAAATAGCAAGGATAGAAATAGAAAACGAAATACATCCTTTCGGGGGTGCCTGTAACAGATGGTATAATTTGCGGTTCAATATTAATGTAAATCCGGAAGAATTAGACCTGGTCGCGCTTTATGAAAAACTCATTTTCCACAAATATATAAACTCTTCGGAAGAGCCTGACACCGATAAAGATTCAAAAACCATCGGAATTAATAAATCTTTCTGGACGAATACATATTATCCGCTCTTACATGACTTTTTTTCCCGAATCGGCTTTAAGGTTCAGCTTTCCGATACCATAGACAAGGATGGGATGGATCGAAAAGGAACCGCATTTTGTTATCCTGCTGAAATTTCTCATGGCTATCTGGGGAATATACTGAAAAAGATGCCCGACTATCTGTTCCTTCCACAGGTCAAGGGAAACTACGTAGAAAATGGACTCAACGATTGTTCATCAACCTGTCCCCTCTCTCAGGGCGAACCGTACTATCTCGCATCTGCCTTCAAGGATCATGAAATATACCGGGAACTTAAGAAAAATGACGGGATACTGTCACCTGTAATCGATTTCTCTCAGGGATACAGGCAGGCAGAAGACACCTTTGTTTCAGTGACAAAGAAATTGGGGGTCGGAAAAAACAAGGCACGCCTCGCATACAAAAAAGCGCTGAGCGTCCAGGAGACTGTGTTCGACGAAATGAAGGAAAAAGGCAGGGAGGTATTGACCGAACTCGAAGCCAATCCGGATATGATTGCCATTGTTGTTTTCGGGAGGTCATATAATGCGTTCGTATCTGAAGCCCACATGGGTATTCCTAATAAGTTCGCATCGCGCGGGGTTAAGGTTATCCCCTTTGAGTTCCTTCCACTGAAAGATGAACCGGTCGATAACCAGATGTTCTGGTCTGCAGGACAGTCAATCCTCAAAGGTGCCAGCTACGTGAAGAAACACCCCCAGCTCTTTGGATGTTACATCACCAACTTTTCCTGTGGTCCTGACTCGTTCCTCATCGGATATTTCCGTGATTTAATGGGGAAAAAACCTTCCCTGACGCTGGAGCTGGACAGCCATGTTGCAGATGCCGGGCTCGAGACCAGAATCGAAGCGTTTATGGACATCATTAAAAGTTACCGTGAATTGGATATGGAAATAAGGGTTGTCGATGTTTCAGATAATTTCGTACCTGCAAGGGTACATTCAAATCATAATCAGCAAGTATTTACAGACTCGTCCGGAAAGGAATGTTCAATATTTGACCCATATGTTCATCTTATATTTCCATCGATGGGCAAATTCCATACCGAGGCTGCTGCTGCTGCATTCAGGGGTATGGGGATACGTGCATCGGCGCTTCCACCTGCTGATGAAGAGGCACTGAGACTCGGCAAAGGAAATACTACCTGTAAAGAGTGTTTGCCGTTACTTCTTACAACGGGAAGTCTCTTGAAGTACCTAAAACATCGGGAGAACGATAAAGAACTGGTTATCTATTTTATGACGACCGCCTCAGGTCCATGCAGGTTCGGTCAGTATAGCGTCTTTATCAATAACCTGATTGCCAAGCTAAAAATAGAAAATGTTGCCCTGTTTTCCCTTACAGCTGAAAACAGCTATGCAGATATCGATGAAAAACATCTTACATCGAGGCTTTGGGCATCCATTGTCATTTCAGATATAATGGAGGAAATTTATTCCCTGGTTCTGACCAATGCCGTCAATCCGAATTCGGCAATGCACATTTACAGGGAAGAATGCAGGAGAATAACAAGGACGCTGGAAAGCTATTCAGATTTAAAAGAACTGACTCAGACACTTGAGACAGTAGCAAGCAACCTGAAAAAAATACCCATGAAAAGGTTTATTGAAGATACACCGGTTGTTTTACTTACAGGGGAAATCTTTGTTCGTAATGACGATATTTCAAGACAGTTTATCGTAGAAAGACTTGCCCGAAAGGGATTCGCAACAAAGGTTTCCTCCGTATCGGAGTGGATTTACTATACAGACTGGTGCTTTAAAAATAACCTTTCGCGTGCACACTTCGGCCTGAAGGAAAAACTATCGCTACTTGTCAGATCAAGAACAATGAAAAAATATGAAAAAACTTTCAAAAAGATACTGGCAAAATCCGACCTGTTTCAATACAAACTCGAAGACATAGACCACCTCGTTTCCCGCACACGTCATCTGATCAACCCTGAACTGACAGGCGAGGCGATTCTAACGACCGGAGCGTCAATAAATGAGGTTCTGGATCATTACTGCGGAGTCATTGCAATAGGACCATTTGGGTGTATGCCCAACCGTATATCGGAAGCCATCCTCTCGAGGGAGATGAACAGAGACGGAAAAACAGCAACCGGAACCAGTAGCAAAAGAACAAGAAACCTGCTAAACAAAATTGAGGATTTCCCCTTCCTGGCAATCGAGAGTGACGGGAATCCATTCCCGCAGATCATCACGGCAAAACTGGAAACATTTTTACTGCAGGCAGGAAGGGTGCATGAAGAAATGCAAAAAAGTTTCCACGCTTTGTAGAGTGATAGTTCCAAGCTGTTTCGCCCATGTAGACTCCAGAAGTCAGGATTCAGAACCCAGAAGAAAAACGGAACAATTATTCTGATTTCTGTCTCCTTAATCCTGAATTCGATTTTCATATAGATGATCATGCTTAAAAAAGTAAAAGAAACAATAATAAAACATAATATGCTCGACAAGGAAGACAGGGTTGTCGTAGCCGTTTCCGGTGGGCCGGATTCCGTTGCCCTTTTGAAGGCATTAAGCATCATATCCGATGAATATCATCTCTTCCTAATTGCCGCTCATTTTAATCATGGACTCAGGGGAGACGAGTCGGACAGTGACGAATCCTTTGTTAAAAATCTCAGCAAATCGATAGGTATTGTATTTGAATCAGGTTATGTAGACATCCCTTCACTAATTAAAAAAAAGGGGGGATCGACCGAAATTATTTGCAGAAATGAGAGATACAAATTTCTTGAAGATATACAAAAAAAGTACAGGGCAGACAAGATTGCCCTTGGACATAATCTGGGTGATCAGGCCGAAACTGTCGTTATGAAATTCCTGAGAGGAAGCGGCATGGAAGGATTGAGGGGTATTCTTCCCGTGCGAGACAGTATTTATATCAGACCACTTATATCCGTCACAAGAGAAGAGATTTTAAATTTTCTAAAAAAAGAGGATGTAAAATATGTTACTGACAGCTCTAACATAGAAGATACCTATCTCAGAAACAGAATAAGGAGCAGCTTGATACCCGAACTGATGGAAAACTACAACCCCGGATTGATAGAAAATCTGGGGCGTATGGCGAACATAATCCGGACAGAAGATGATTATATCAAAATGACGGTTGAAGAGATCCTGGAAAGTTGGAATATCAACCGAAATGAAGGGGAGATCAGAATAAAGCTGCCGGAACTTGTAAAGCTGCATAAAGCCATTCAATGGAGAATCGTCAAAACCCTCCTTCAAAATTATTCTCCTTCGAAAAAAGGAATCGGCTACATCCATGTAAAATCTGTAATGGATTTAGTCGAAGGAGATAACCCCAGCGGCACATTGAATCTTCCATTTTACCTGGAGGTGAGGCGTGAGTACGACATTATTACACTCTCAAAAAAGAAGCCTGACACAGACAGTACATTTTGCTACGGCGTAGAAATTCCGGGCTCCGTTGATATTAAAGAGCTTGGCATAACGGTACAATTTCATCTTATTGATAACATTTCACCCATAAATTTTAATGCAAACAGCACAGCGTTTATGGATTATGAACAGATCTCTTTTCCACTCACTATAAGAAATGTAAAATCAGGTGACAGTTTCCAGCCTTTCGGCATGAACGGAACAAAAAAATTGAAATCATTTTTTATTGATGAAAAAATACCTAAAAACCGGAGAAAAAAACTCCCTCTTCTGGTAGATCAAAAATCCGTTTTATGGATTATGGGAATAAGACTATGCGAAAGGATAAAAATTACAGATAAAACAAGAAAAGTGGTAAAAGTAAAAATTGTTTGAAATTATACAAATGTTGTTATAATTAAGGAAGTGCCTAAAGTTTGAAGTGTCTAAAGTGAGCTAAAGTTAATGCTACACGCCTTCGGCGCAGTCGGTTTTAAAACAGGTTGCGCTGAAAGCGCATTCTTTAACTTTAGGCACTTTAAACTTTAGCTCACTTTAGTTCACTTTAGTTCAAAGGAGAGTACATATTGAATCCACTACAGAAAAACATAGCGCTCTGGCTTGTCATAAGTCTTGTATTTGTATTTCTGTTTCACATCTTCAACCAACCGAAACAGATGAAGGAGAGTATCGTATACAGCGATTTTACTGATCGTGTCGAAAAGGGTCAGATTATCGAGGTCACCATTCAGGGAGGAAAAGTTACAGGAAAACTGATCGACGGAAGAGACTTCAGGACTTATGCCCCCAATGATACAGAGTTAGTTTCTCTTTTAAAGAAAAAAAAGGTGAGGATTTCGGCCAAACCCGCTGAAGATTCTCCCTGGTATATGACTATCCTCATTTCCTGGTTTCCTATGCTCCTTCTCATCGGCATATGGATCTTCTTCATGAGGCAGATGCAATCGGGAGGGGGGAAAGCCATGTCTTTCGGAAAAAGCAGGGCACGGCTGATGACAGATAAGTCGAAAAAGGTAACCTTCGAAGATGTCGCAGGAATCGACGAGGCAAAAGAAGAACTGGAAGAAATTATAGATTTCCTGAAGGACCCCAAGAAGTTTACCAGACTTGGGGGTAGAATACCCAAGGGGGTGCTCCTCGTAGGGCCACCCGGTACTGGAAAAACCCTGCTTGCCAGGGCGATTGCAGGTGAGGCAGAGGTCCCTTTTTTCAGTATAAGTGGTTCAGATTTTGTTGAGATGTTCGTGGGAGTCGGGGCGTCACGTGTAAGAGACCTATTCAACCAGGGCAAAAAACACGCCCCCTGTATTATATTCATTGACGAACTCGACGCCGTGGGAAGACTCAGGGGGGCTGGACTGGGCGGCGGACACGATGAAAGGGAACAGACACTAAACCAGCTACTGGTAGAAATGGATGGTTTTGAATCCAATGAAGGAGTGATCCTTGTATCGGCGACCAACCGGCCCGACGTGCTCGATCCTGCCCTGTTGAGACCCGGGCGGTTCGACAGACAGGTGGTGGTTCATCTTCCCGATTTAAAGGGCAGAGAAAAGATTTTTGACGTTCATGTCAAAAAGACCCCTATGAAAGATGATGTTGATTTATCAGTACTTGCCAGGGGGACACCGGGATTTTCAGGAGCTGATATTGAAAACCTCGTGAATGAAGCCGCACTCTTTGCAGCAAGATTTAACAAAGACAATGTCTCCATGAGCGATTTCGAGTATGCAAAAGATAAGGTACTAATGGGTACCGAGAGAAGAAGTATGGTTATCAGCGATGCAGAAAAGAAGACAACGTCCTACCATGAATCGGGGCATGCCCTGGTGGCAAGGTTGTTGCCGGAAACCGATCCAATTCATAAGATTACCATAATTCCGAGAGGGAGGGCATTAGGTTTAACTCAGCAACTGCCTATAGATGAAAAACACACCTATCCTAAAAAATATCTCCTGCACAACATCGCCATCCTTCTGGGAGGTAGAGCAGCGGAAGAGCTGGTATTTAATGACTTTACTACCGGTGCGGGAAATGACATAGAACGAGCGACTGACATTGCCAGAAAAATGGTCTGCCAATGGGGCATGAGCAGCGAGATGGGCCCTTTGAGTTTTGGGAAAAAAGAAGAGCAGATTTTCCTTGGACGGGAATTCGCAACACACAAGGATTACAGCGAAGAAACCGCAGAAAAAATAGACAGAGAAGTGACCAGAATCGTTACAGAAAATTATCAAAAAGCCAAAACTATTTTACTTGACAATATGGATATCCTTCACAAACTTGCGAATGCGCTTTTAGAAAAAGAGTCCTTAAACTCTGACGATCTGGATGAGATAATAGGGATAACTGCCGAAGAAGTAGCTACATTAGAGAAGGAAGATAAAAACTCATAACAATCTGAAACTTCTTACGGGAGAAACGAATTGGCATGGTGCGTTTAAACAAACGCACCTATTTTTATACGAAAATCCCCCCTTACCCCCCTTTAGTAAAGGGGGGATTTCCATGCTTCGTTGTGGATGTAAGCCATGAGTGTTTATAAAAAAGTTTTCAAAAAGGAATCTGGCTTGAGATATCTAAATCTATCATCACTTTCTGGAGCCGTCGAAGAGCTACAAAAAGTCGGAGCGGATCCGTACGGCATTGAAGCGATGGCGCCCAAAATGATGAACATGAATATACTGATTGAAGATATTGAATGCAAGGTGGCAAATATAATAAAACAGGAGATGCTTTCAATTGGTGGTGATGCAGCCGTTGCCAGAGGTTCCATAGACTGCAGCATTGCTAAAACAGACACAATCATCATAGGCACTACCAAGCAGATAAGACAATTTGCCGATAAGATATCATCTCAGCCCTTCGGATTAAAAAGGATAGGAAGCGACATCAAGCAACTCCTTGATAATATATCAAGGGACTCCTTTACCATCAGGACTCCGAAAAGGGAGATAGCCCTGGGTGACCGCACGCTGATCATGGGAATCATAAACGTCACACCGGA carries:
- the panB gene encoding 3-methyl-2-oxobutanoate hydroxymethyltransferase, with the translated sequence MSKEGKVNKITIPVTLEMKRKGEKITMLTAYDYCTAALLDEAGVDIMLVGDSLGMVILGYDSTLPVTMEDMIHHIRPVSRAAKRAMVIGDMPFMSYQVSVEEAVRNAGRFLQEAGAHGVKLEGGREMAETVRRMTSVGIPVMGHVGLTPQSVHKLGGYKVQGREAMAAKKIMEDSKILEEAGAFSIVLESVPAGLAEEITKSLKIPTIGIGAGVNCDGQVLVVNDMLGMFEKFTPKFVKKYANLSDVVKVAVKQYLDEVKAEVFPGEEHSFL
- a CDS encoding DUF2520 domain-containing protein; translation: MKDNIAILGMGRVGTAVGSLLRSAGYRIVAVASRSVKSAEKGVTYTGGKVYASLAGAASQAECIFITTGDDVIASVCEEISRKGGVGAGKKVVHMSGAGKLDLLESARRAGARIASMHPIQSFVSVEGAVKNIPGSTFGVTAEEEIKDWAVQIVRDLGGVPFFVSDADRPLYHAAACMASNYLVVLMHMVEEVYKSVGLNRESAIKAFWPLVTGTINNIENRGTVQSLTGPISRGDIETVKKHIEAFRDRLPEFLDVYNSMGAFASDIGLKNKTLTHRKAEEIKSLLLGGGSEDE
- a CDS encoding acyl-CoA dehydratase activase, which produces MKSLGICIGATTLSTVGLSIDTDNSISTTDIFTEPHNGNPQETLLKALAELNINNYSRIAVTGRKFRNFVNLSSISEPEAVEVALFHLNGKQKRFNAIVSIGGETFMVYALGKDGRITSVQTGNKCASGTGEFFLQQIRRMGITLDEAINIAQTEEPYTVAGRCSVFCKSDCTHATNKGVPKGRVAAGLCQMMAGKVLEIIKQIPRKDIMVIGGTSQNSVMIDYLEREITNLVVPKEAPYFEALGCALWALNNETIPFPETENLFKSEQDPFFYLPTLKNFENRVDFKTTQRGEVREGDRCILGLDVGSTTTKAIILRISDNKVLASIYLRTSGDPVSASMECYEDLYNQLGTLEDKIKITGLGVTGSGRQIAGLHAMTDCIINEIIAHAAGALFFDPEVDTIFEIGGQDAKYTYITNGVASDYAMNEACSAGTGSFLEEAAKETLGIEMEEIADIALRGQKPPNFNDQCAAFISSDIKNALHEGLKREDIVAGLVYSVCMNYDNRVKGNRPVGNKVFMQGGVCYNRAVPIAMASLTGKRIIVPPDPGLTGAFGVALEVKRRLETGLTKEKAFSLKQLKDRTLKYGKPFICKGGKEKCDRKCEIARIEIENEIHPFGGACNRWYNLRFNINVNPEELDLVALYEKLIFHKYINSSEEPDTDKDSKTIGINKSFWTNTYYPLLHDFFSRIGFKVQLSDTIDKDGMDRKGTAFCYPAEISHGYLGNILKKMPDYLFLPQVKGNYVENGLNDCSSTCPLSQGEPYYLASAFKDHEIYRELKKNDGILSPVIDFSQGYRQAEDTFVSVTKKLGVGKNKARLAYKKALSVQETVFDEMKEKGREVLTELEANPDMIAIVVFGRSYNAFVSEAHMGIPNKFASRGVKVIPFEFLPLKDEPVDNQMFWSAGQSILKGASYVKKHPQLFGCYITNFSCGPDSFLIGYFRDLMGKKPSLTLELDSHVADAGLETRIEAFMDIIKSYRELDMEIRVVDVSDNFVPARVHSNHNQQVFTDSSGKECSIFDPYVHLIFPSMGKFHTEAAAAAFRGMGIRASALPPADEEALRLGKGNTTCKECLPLLLTTGSLLKYLKHRENDKELVIYFMTTASGPCRFGQYSVFINNLIAKLKIENVALFSLTAENSYADIDEKHLTSRLWASIVISDIMEEIYSLVLTNAVNPNSAMHIYREECRRITRTLESYSDLKELTQTLETVASNLKKIPMKRFIEDTPVVLLTGEIFVRNDDISRQFIVERLARKGFATKVSSVSEWIYYTDWCFKNNLSRAHFGLKEKLSLLVRSRTMKKYEKTFKKILAKSDLFQYKLEDIDHLVSRTRHLINPELTGEAILTTGASINEVLDHYCGVIAIGPFGCMPNRISEAILSREMNRDGKTATGTSSKRTRNLLNKIEDFPFLAIESDGNPFPQIITAKLETFLLQAGRVHEEMQKSFHAL
- the tilS gene encoding tRNA lysidine(34) synthetase TilS gives rise to the protein MLKKVKETIIKHNMLDKEDRVVVAVSGGPDSVALLKALSIISDEYHLFLIAAHFNHGLRGDESDSDESFVKNLSKSIGIVFESGYVDIPSLIKKKGGSTEIICRNERYKFLEDIQKKYRADKIALGHNLGDQAETVVMKFLRGSGMEGLRGILPVRDSIYIRPLISVTREEILNFLKKEDVKYVTDSSNIEDTYLRNRIRSSLIPELMENYNPGLIENLGRMANIIRTEDDYIKMTVEEILESWNINRNEGEIRIKLPELVKLHKAIQWRIVKTLLQNYSPSKKGIGYIHVKSVMDLVEGDNPSGTLNLPFYLEVRREYDIITLSKKKPDTDSTFCYGVEIPGSVDIKELGITVQFHLIDNISPINFNANSTAFMDYEQISFPLTIRNVKSGDSFQPFGMNGTKKLKSFFIDEKIPKNRRKKLPLLVDQKSVLWIMGIRLCERIKITDKTRKVVKVKIV
- the ftsH gene encoding ATP-dependent zinc metalloprotease FtsH yields the protein MNPLQKNIALWLVISLVFVFLFHIFNQPKQMKESIVYSDFTDRVEKGQIIEVTIQGGKVTGKLIDGRDFRTYAPNDTELVSLLKKKKVRISAKPAEDSPWYMTILISWFPMLLLIGIWIFFMRQMQSGGGKAMSFGKSRARLMTDKSKKVTFEDVAGIDEAKEELEEIIDFLKDPKKFTRLGGRIPKGVLLVGPPGTGKTLLARAIAGEAEVPFFSISGSDFVEMFVGVGASRVRDLFNQGKKHAPCIIFIDELDAVGRLRGAGLGGGHDEREQTLNQLLVEMDGFESNEGVILVSATNRPDVLDPALLRPGRFDRQVVVHLPDLKGREKIFDVHVKKTPMKDDVDLSVLARGTPGFSGADIENLVNEAALFAARFNKDNVSMSDFEYAKDKVLMGTERRSMVISDAEKKTTSYHESGHALVARLLPETDPIHKITIIPRGRALGLTQQLPIDEKHTYPKKYLLHNIAILLGGRAAEELVFNDFTTGAGNDIERATDIARKMVCQWGMSSEMGPLSFGKKEEQIFLGREFATHKDYSEETAEKIDREVTRIVTENYQKAKTILLDNMDILHKLANALLEKESLNSDDLDEIIGITAEEVATLEKEDKNS